From one Sulfurimonas sp. genomic stretch:
- a CDS encoding CDGSH iron-sulfur domain-containing protein, which translates to MCKDAIVYDNKPKAVTLEAGHSYYICQCGRSKDEGVFCDGSHADTKCPTTCLPKKVDIEKTKQYHICMCKSSKNMPFCDGTHSFYTEDDIGKKVK; encoded by the coding sequence ATGTGTAAAGATGCAATTGTTTATGACAACAAACCAAAAGCAGTAACACTTGAAGCAGGACATAGTTACTACATCTGCCAATGTGGAAGAAGTAAAGATGAGGGTGTGTTTTGTGATGGAAGTCATGCAGATACAAAATGCCCTACTACATGTTTGCCGAAAAAAGTTGATATAGAAAAAACTAAGCAGTATCACATATGTATGTGCAAATCTAGCAAAAATATGCCGTTTTGTGATGGTACACATAGCTTTTATACTGAAGATGATATAGGCAAAAAAGTTAA
- the coaBC gene encoding bifunctional phosphopantothenoylcysteine decarboxylase/phosphopantothenate--cysteine ligase CoaBC codes for MLIPTTLLKDKKILLGVTGSIAIYKSLELIRLLTKAGAEVRVVMTASAKKFVTPLTFETLTSNKVLDDTNEDWSNDFNHIKIGEWADLFVIAPASANTIAKLANAIADNMLLQAALAYPNKKLLAPSANTNMLYNPITQANLKMLALANYELIDTQTKELACKTEGNGAMAEPIEIFWQCAKALLKDEFWSDRRVIVTGGGTVEKIDDVRYISNYSSGKMASAMATALYCKGADVNLISTRRESDLAEDIHTIDVYDSSEMLEYLSDSIRIAKKGKLSKASLMDSEQIHLIQKKPYLFMAAAVSDYIPKFAQEGKLKKDALGDEWNLKLTQNIDILNSIDKTDITTVGFKAEMDSENAHKNATNMLDRKELDAVCLNILKDSNSFGSDTNKVEFIKADKIESIDHGDKLSVAFEILEHAKNI; via the coding sequence ATGCTTATACCTACTACTTTACTAAAAGATAAAAAAATACTTTTAGGTGTAACTGGTTCTATTGCAATCTATAAGTCATTAGAGCTTATAAGACTACTTACAAAAGCCGGAGCTGAAGTTAGAGTTGTGATGACTGCTAGCGCTAAAAAATTTGTAACTCCGCTTACTTTTGAGACGTTAACATCAAACAAAGTTCTTGATGACACAAATGAAGACTGGAGCAATGATTTTAATCATATAAAAATCGGCGAGTGGGCTGATCTATTTGTTATAGCTCCTGCGTCTGCAAACACGATTGCAAAACTTGCAAATGCTATAGCGGACAATATGCTCCTGCAAGCTGCCCTAGCCTATCCAAATAAGAAATTATTAGCACCATCAGCAAATACAAATATGCTTTATAATCCTATAACACAAGCAAATTTAAAAATGTTAGCACTTGCGAATTATGAGCTTATAGACACTCAAACAAAAGAGTTAGCTTGTAAAACTGAGGGTAACGGTGCTATGGCTGAGCCTATAGAGATATTTTGGCAATGTGCAAAAGCTTTGTTAAAAGATGAATTTTGGAGTGACAGACGTGTAATTGTAACTGGTGGTGGAACAGTAGAGAAGATAGATGACGTTAGATATATCTCAAACTACTCAAGCGGTAAAATGGCATCAGCTATGGCAACAGCACTTTACTGCAAAGGCGCGGATGTAAATCTAATCTCAACAAGACGTGAGAGTGATTTAGCAGAAGATATACATACAATCGATGTTTATGACAGTAGTGAAATGTTAGAATATTTAAGTGACTCTATCCGTATTGCAAAAAAAGGAAAGCTATCAAAAGCATCACTGATGGATTCTGAACAAATACATCTAATACAAAAAAAACCATATCTTTTTATGGCAGCAGCCGTTAGTGACTATATTCCAAAATTTGCACAAGAGGGAAAACTAAAAAAAGATGCTCTAGGTGATGAATGGAATCTAAAACTAACTCAGAATATAGATATTTTAAACTCAATAGATAAGACGGATATAACTACAGTAGGTTTTAAAGCGGAAATGGATTCTGAGAATGCACATAAAAATGCTACTAATATGCTTGATAGAAAAGAGTTGGATGCAGTTTGTCTAAATATTTTAAAGGACTCTAACAGCTTTGGAAGTGATACAAATAAAGTAGAATTTATAAAAGCCGACAAAATAGAGTCTATTGATCACGGTGATAAACTTAGTGTAGCATTTGAAATACTTGAACACGCAAAAAATATATAA
- a CDS encoding di-trans,poly-cis-decaprenylcistransferase, with product MNQAKHIAIIMDGNGRWAEMKGKKRVKGHEAGSEVVREITEFCAAHNDIERLTLYAFSTENWKRPRLEVEYLMKLLEKYLKNELETYIKNNIRFEPIGDLRAFSKSLQKTINEVQQKTAHCDGLVQSLALNYGAKDELLRAINNIKCSENDITEEMLLNALDCSHDVDLLIRTGGDHRISNFLLWQLAYAELFFCDTLWPDFSSKELEKIIKEFKKIERRFGGLK from the coding sequence ATGAATCAAGCAAAACATATAGCAATTATCATGGATGGAAACGGCAGATGGGCCGAGATGAAAGGTAAGAAGAGAGTTAAAGGGCATGAAGCTGGTTCTGAAGTTGTTCGTGAAATTACAGAGTTCTGTGCCGCTCATAATGACATTGAACGTCTGACTCTTTACGCTTTCTCAACTGAAAACTGGAAACGTCCGCGTCTTGAAGTTGAATATTTAATGAAACTTCTTGAAAAATATCTAAAAAATGAGCTTGAAACATATATAAAAAACAATATTCGTTTTGAACCAATCGGAGATTTAAGAGCTTTTTCAAAATCTCTGCAAAAAACTATAAACGAAGTTCAGCAAAAAACTGCACATTGTGACGGACTTGTACAGTCATTAGCCCTAAACTACGGTGCTAAAGACGAACTTCTTCGTGCTATAAACAATATAAAATGTTCTGAAAACGACATCACTGAAGAGATGCTTTTAAACGCTCTTGATTGTTCACACGATGTAGATCTTTTGATCCGTACAGGTGGTGATCACAGAATATCTAACTTTTTATTATGGCAGTTAGCATATGCGGAATTGTTTTTTTGTGACACATTGTGGCCTGATTTTTCATCTAAAGAGCTGGAAAAAATTATCAAAGAATTTAAAAAAATTGAGAGACGCTTTGGAGGTCTAAAATGA
- the glmU gene encoding bifunctional UDP-N-acetylglucosamine diphosphorylase/glucosamine-1-phosphate N-acetyltransferase GlmU, with product MDKNNISIVILAAGQGSRMKSNKAKVLHNICGKPMLYHIIKASKEISNDISVVIAHQKEKVQQEMENFFTDIHFVVQDADNFPGTGGAMKNVKPKNEKVLVLNGDMPLINADSLQGFIDTDADIIMSVFDLQNPDGYGRVKIESGEVQYIVEQKDADADELKISTVNAGIYAFSKDVIDKYIPLLNNDNAQEEYYLTDVISMAKKDSLVIKPLIVDEEYFKGVNSKKDLSDSEIIMQDRIKTHWMMQGVIMQLPSTIYIEESVTFEGECIVENGCRITGDTLISNVHIKSGSVVEDSVVKNSDIGPLAHIRPASYIEDTHIGNFVEVKKSSLKGVKAGHLSYLGDAQIDEGTNIGAGTITCNYDGINKYKTIIGKNVFIGSDSQLVAPVTIEDDVMIAAGTTVTNDKIEKGALAISRNKVKIVKDFYYKFFGKK from the coding sequence ATGGATAAAAACAATATCAGTATAGTGATCCTAGCGGCTGGTCAAGGTAGTCGTATGAAGTCAAATAAAGCAAAAGTTTTACATAATATTTGTGGCAAACCTATGTTATATCATATTATAAAAGCTTCAAAAGAGATCAGTAACGATATATCTGTTGTTATTGCACACCAAAAAGAAAAAGTTCAACAAGAGATGGAGAATTTTTTTACTGATATTCACTTTGTAGTTCAAGATGCAGACAACTTTCCAGGCACTGGCGGTGCTATGAAAAACGTAAAACCAAAGAACGAAAAAGTGTTAGTTTTAAACGGTGATATGCCACTCATAAATGCTGATTCACTTCAAGGTTTTATAGATACCGATGCAGACATTATAATGTCTGTTTTTGATCTGCAAAACCCTGATGGATACGGACGTGTAAAAATTGAAAGTGGAGAAGTTCAATATATAGTAGAACAAAAAGATGCTGATGCTGATGAATTAAAAATATCAACAGTAAATGCTGGAATATACGCATTTTCTAAAGATGTTATTGATAAATATATCCCACTTTTAAATAATGACAATGCTCAAGAGGAGTACTACTTAACAGATGTAATCTCTATGGCAAAAAAAGACTCTTTGGTGATCAAACCTTTAATTGTTGATGAAGAGTATTTTAAAGGTGTTAACTCTAAAAAAGATTTGAGTGATTCTGAAATTATTATGCAAGACAGAATAAAAACACACTGGATGATGCAAGGTGTTATTATGCAGCTTCCTTCAACTATTTATATAGAAGAGAGTGTTACATTTGAGGGTGAGTGTATAGTTGAAAATGGATGCCGTATAACTGGAGATACACTTATAAGTAACGTACATATAAAATCAGGCTCTGTTGTAGAAGATTCTGTTGTTAAAAATTCAGACATTGGACCACTTGCACATATTCGCCCTGCTTCATATATAGAAGATACTCATATCGGTAACTTTGTTGAAGTTAAAAAAAGCTCTCTAAAAGGTGTTAAGGCAGGACATTTAAGCTACCTTGGTGATGCTCAGATAGATGAAGGCACAAATATAGGTGCAGGAACAATTACATGTAACTATGACGGTATAAATAAATACAAAACTATTATAGGTAAAAATGTATTTATAGGAAGCGATTCTCAACTTGTAGCGCCTGTAACTATAGAAGATGATGTTATGATAGCAGCTGGTACAACTGTTACAAATGACAAAATAGAAAAAGGTGCTTTAGCTATCAGCAGAAACAAAGTGAAAATTGTAAAAGATTTCTACTATAAGTTTTTTGGAAAAAAATAA
- a CDS encoding exonuclease SbcCD subunit D, producing the protein MKIIHFSDTHLGFNDLEVLNDENINQREADFYDAFKQVVENIKLTKPDYIIHTGDLFHRSSPSNRAITFALEQFKIIDSLNIPFIIIAGNHSTPRTNLSSPILKIFNSFKNIHTSYNQVYKKIEFKDVAFHTLPHMNDETKALPQIELCEKSIDENRKNIMMMHCSVGAHYLMQEFGEWVYPKDKEYLFEKMDYVALGHWHGFGQVGKHENVYYSGSTERTSLNDKRNSKGYIELTLNEEDSLFGALEVEYKEINIRPFITKEIDCEDYENSLASLDTSDTKDAIVEVKLKNLSSMQSIEIQNSDIKERFSEAMSVNIKREFKSSANDNSVEGVEAQSIEEFFLEHIKEGAEDKEYDRLKNKVQELFASYEEVSDDTN; encoded by the coding sequence ATGAAGATTATCCACTTTAGCGACACCCATTTAGGGTTTAACGACTTAGAAGTTTTAAACGATGAAAATATCAACCAAAGAGAGGCTGACTTTTACGATGCTTTCAAACAAGTTGTTGAAAATATAAAACTTACTAAACCTGACTATATCATCCATACAGGTGATCTCTTTCACCGCTCATCTCCCTCTAACCGTGCCATAACTTTTGCGCTTGAGCAATTTAAAATAATAGACTCGCTAAACATCCCGTTTATCATAATAGCAGGTAATCACTCAACACCAAGAACAAATCTGAGCTCGCCAATTTTAAAAATTTTCAACTCTTTTAAAAACATACATACATCATACAATCAGGTATACAAAAAGATAGAGTTTAAAGATGTAGCGTTTCACACCCTGCCCCATATGAATGATGAAACAAAAGCACTACCACAAATAGAGCTTTGTGAGAAAAGCATAGACGAGAATAGAAAAAACATTATGATGATGCACTGCTCTGTAGGGGCTCATTACTTGATGCAAGAATTTGGGGAGTGGGTATACCCAAAAGATAAAGAGTATCTATTTGAAAAAATGGACTATGTAGCTCTTGGGCATTGGCACGGCTTTGGTCAGGTCGGTAAACATGAGAATGTATACTACAGCGGATCAACAGAGAGGACAAGTCTGAATGATAAGAGAAATTCAAAAGGCTACATTGAGCTAACTTTAAATGAAGAAGACTCTTTATTTGGCGCTTTGGAAGTTGAATACAAAGAGATCAATATACGTCCTTTCATCACTAAAGAGATAGACTGTGAGGATTATGAAAATTCACTTGCATCTCTTGATACTAGTGACACTAAAGATGCTATCGTAGAGGTTAAGCTAAAAAACCTCTCTTCTATGCAATCTATTGAGATTCAAAACTCTGATATAAAAGAGCGTTTCAGCGAAGCTATGAGTGTCAATATAAAAAGAGAGTTTAAAAGCTCTGCAAATGATAACAGCGTAGAGGGTGTTGAAGCACAAAGTATTGAAGAGTTCTTTTTAGAACATATAAAAGAAGGCGCTGAAGATAAAGAGTACGACAGACTTAAGAACAAAGTTCAAGAGCTGTTTGCAAGCTATGAAGAGGTTTCAGATGATACTAACTAG
- a CDS encoding LptF/LptG family permease, with amino-acid sequence MKILQKYILSHLSVLFLSVFLPLFAIASVIFLIKLATFTAVVKLTIWEMTKMYIFVLPEVFFFTLPFSFFIAATLTLFKLSNDNEIIVFFSLGIHPNFIIKTLLKPAALLGVLLFLNFFVLYPHAKTLSKNFFAYKKSQAKFNLSASEFGHKFGDWLLYIGKSNPDETFEDVFLFKKNQKNNEEVLISAKKAEIINETNLLRLKLTDGEGYSYKNDKFSQINFEKMFINSSLTTDLVKYETPIEYWQSDFDIGRKYKTFITDTLMSFFPMMSLFLAATIGIVHVRHNKGKAYLYMFLGIIIFYEAIQLLWVPLFFYAIPVIAISWLSATYILYRKVIVSKF; translated from the coding sequence ATGAAAATACTCCAAAAATATATCTTAAGTCATTTATCTGTACTCTTTTTATCGGTATTTTTACCGCTGTTTGCCATAGCATCTGTTATATTTTTAATTAAACTAGCTACTTTTACGGCTGTTGTAAAACTAACAATATGGGAGATGACGAAAATGTATATTTTCGTACTTCCTGAGGTATTCTTCTTTACTCTTCCGTTTTCTTTTTTTATAGCAGCTACACTAACACTTTTTAAACTATCAAACGATAATGAGATTATTGTATTTTTCTCACTCGGTATACATCCGAATTTTATTATCAAAACTTTGCTAAAACCGGCTGCGCTACTAGGTGTACTGTTATTTTTAAACTTTTTCGTGCTTTACCCGCATGCAAAAACTCTATCTAAAAACTTTTTTGCATATAAAAAATCACAGGCAAAATTTAACCTCTCAGCATCAGAATTTGGACATAAATTCGGAGACTGGCTACTTTATATAGGTAAAAGCAATCCTGATGAGACTTTTGAGGATGTATTCTTATTTAAAAAGAACCAAAAAAACAACGAAGAAGTTTTAATTAGTGCTAAAAAAGCAGAAATTATCAATGAAACAAACCTGCTTAGACTAAAGCTGACAGACGGTGAAGGATACAGCTATAAAAATGACAAGTTTTCCCAAATAAACTTTGAAAAGATGTTTATTAACAGTTCCCTTACAACTGATCTTGTAAAATACGAAACACCTATTGAATACTGGCAGTCAGATTTTGATATTGGTAGAAAATATAAAACATTTATTACAGATACTTTAATGAGTTTTTTCCCTATGATGTCACTTTTTTTAGCTGCTACTATAGGTATAGTTCATGTTAGACATAATAAAGGGAAAGCTTATTTATATATGTTTTTGGGGATCATCATATTCTATGAAGCTATACAGCTTTTATGGGTACCACTTTTCTTTTATGCGATCCCTGTTATTGCTATAAGCTGGTTGAGTGCTACATATATACTATATAGAAAAGTAATTGTTTCAAAGTTTTAG
- a CDS encoding AAA family ATPase: MILTRLHLENFKKYTSYDIDFGEGLIGIIGKNGSGKSTIFEAILFSLYGEAKKRGNKELLRNSYSSEKDAVVVELVFEFESTEYKVVREFRGKAMSANAKLFKNGELTTTGAKEVTTAIIKLTGMSKDAFMHTLFASQKELTSLSSLKNEDRKKMIRRLLGLEKIDFVEKELIDKSRTLKKEIDAFREVLLSDDEIKTKQEQIKQNQDKKHQLIKDEQNKTKELIILKDKESLIKKELDVFVKTKEQKQKLQAGLDLIKSNKSIELLNETKLIAEVHELEHKKESLISLEGAKKEYLSLQEDLKNQEKLKEHYLRREGLQKEQDQLRDQYKKAKEDIHTLEKECEMFEQYSFDHKNLEQELSIRQDDIEAKHTIEKEIQIEVGSEQRIIDETNAKIKALEKLGSESECPICTRPLLEEYDNVISSLNAIVQGTHQKKIDELNKQLKNVTDQKTKLIDEKKVKEKEFAELSKKLNIIESKQKDLTNAKEHFKQVELKGLKNKEELKELENYSYDPKLHTKMLKSFDELSHKYKHILALETETKRLDSVKKDLDKTLANIKDLEQKYKEKEQQFSKVNYDENAHKQKESEHSQALKTVEEQTEQIHKIKVEVASIEGEIKTIQSSLDNNETQLKKVQSKKDDLQDYEKIKTSLAEFKTRLNSKVAPRISAIASEMYARITKGKYQHIEVSNDFDFFIYDESKKYPIERFSGGEVDLANLVLRIAISKTLTELSGASSIGFLAFDEVFGSQDEARRMEILEAFHTIKEQYRQIFLISHEMEIKEMFESVVEL; the protein is encoded by the coding sequence ATGATACTAACTAGACTACATCTTGAAAACTTTAAAAAATATACCTCGTACGATATAGATTTCGGTGAGGGACTCATTGGGATCATAGGTAAAAACGGAAGTGGAAAATCTACAATATTTGAAGCTATACTTTTTTCCCTTTACGGTGAAGCTAAAAAACGTGGAAACAAAGAGCTGCTTAGAAACAGCTATTCATCTGAAAAAGACGCAGTAGTGGTTGAGCTAGTATTTGAGTTTGAATCTACAGAGTATAAAGTTGTAAGAGAGTTTCGAGGAAAAGCTATGAGTGCAAATGCAAAGCTCTTTAAAAATGGTGAACTTACTACAACTGGAGCTAAAGAGGTAACAACTGCTATTATAAAACTAACGGGTATGAGTAAAGATGCTTTTATGCATACACTCTTTGCATCTCAAAAAGAGCTAACAAGCCTAAGCAGCCTTAAAAACGAAGATCGTAAAAAGATGATCCGCCGTCTTTTGGGACTGGAGAAAATAGACTTTGTAGAAAAAGAGCTGATCGATAAAAGCCGTACTTTAAAAAAAGAGATAGACGCTTTTAGAGAGGTGCTTCTAAGTGATGACGAGATCAAAACAAAACAAGAGCAGATCAAACAAAACCAAGATAAAAAACATCAGCTGATCAAAGATGAGCAAAACAAAACTAAAGAGCTTATAATCCTAAAAGACAAAGAGTCACTAATAAAAAAAGAGCTGGACGTTTTTGTAAAAACAAAAGAGCAAAAACAAAAACTACAAGCCGGACTTGATCTTATAAAAAGCAACAAAAGCATAGAACTGCTAAATGAGACAAAACTAATTGCCGAGGTACACGAACTAGAACACAAAAAAGAATCTCTTATTTCACTTGAAGGTGCAAAAAAAGAGTATCTTAGTCTGCAAGAAGATTTGAAAAACCAAGAGAAACTAAAAGAGCACTACCTTAGACGTGAAGGTCTTCAAAAAGAACAAGACCAACTAAGAGATCAATATAAAAAAGCCAAAGAAGATATACACACACTTGAAAAAGAGTGTGAAATGTTCGAACAATACAGCTTTGATCACAAGAACTTAGAACAAGAACTCTCGATCAGACAAGACGATATAGAGGCTAAACATACGATAGAGAAAGAGATCCAAATAGAGGTAGGTTCAGAGCAAAGAATTATAGATGAGACAAATGCCAAAATAAAAGCCCTAGAAAAGCTCGGAAGTGAATCTGAATGTCCAATATGCACAAGACCGCTTTTAGAAGAATACGACAATGTTATAAGCTCTTTAAACGCTATAGTCCAAGGGACTCATCAAAAAAAGATCGATGAGCTTAATAAACAGCTAAAAAATGTCACAGATCAAAAAACAAAACTAATAGATGAGAAAAAAGTAAAAGAGAAAGAGTTTGCAGAACTAAGTAAAAAACTCAACATCATAGAGAGCAAACAAAAAGATCTGACAAACGCAAAAGAGCACTTTAAACAAGTAGAACTCAAAGGACTAAAAAACAAAGAAGAGCTAAAAGAGTTAGAGAACTACAGCTACGATCCTAAACTTCATACAAAAATGTTAAAAAGTTTTGATGAACTTTCTCATAAATACAAACATATATTGGCACTAGAAACTGAAACCAAGCGTTTGGACTCTGTAAAAAAAGATCTTGATAAGACACTTGCAAACATAAAAGATCTAGAACAAAAGTACAAAGAAAAAGAACAGCAATTCAGCAAAGTAAACTACGATGAAAACGCTCACAAACAAAAAGAGTCTGAACACTCTCAAGCTCTAAAAACAGTTGAAGAGCAAACAGAGCAAATACACAAAATCAAAGTTGAAGTAGCTTCAATAGAGGGAGAGATCAAAACAATTCAGAGCTCACTTGACAACAACGAAACCCAACTTAAAAAAGTACAAAGTAAAAAAGATGATCTTCAAGACTATGAGAAGATCAAAACAAGCCTAGCGGAGTTTAAAACACGTCTTAATTCCAAAGTAGCACCTAGAATATCTGCCATTGCATCTGAAATGTACGCGCGCATAACTAAAGGAAAATACCAACACATAGAGGTAAGCAACGACTTTGACTTTTTCATCTATGATGAGAGTAAAAAGTATCCGATCGAGAGATTCTCAGGCGGTGAAGTCGATCTTGCAAACTTGGTACTTCGCATAGCCATAAGTAAAACACTAACAGAGTTAAGCGGTGCAAGTTCTATAGGATTTTTAGCATTTGATGAAGTGTTTGGATCTCAAGACGAGGCAAGACGTATGGAGATACTAGAAGCGTTTCATACGATCAAAGAGCAGTACAGACAGATCTTTTTGATCAGCCATGAGATGGAGATCAAAGAGATGTTTGAGAGTGTTGTGGAGTTGTAA
- a CDS encoding O-acetyl-ADP-ribose deacetylase — MINLKISDITQEDVSAVVNAANSSLLGGGGVDGAIHRAGGSQILEQCKEIRATTYKDGLPTGEAVVTSAGDMKAKYVIHTVGPVYPSCADRCEELLTNCYVNSLKVARKLGCTSVSFPAISTGIYGYPKDKAAKVAYKAVQSFLETDDTMEVNFVFSSQASYEIFKNSIYK; from the coding sequence ATGATTAACCTAAAAATATCAGACATTACACAAGAAGATGTATCTGCAGTGGTAAATGCAGCAAACAGTTCACTTCTTGGTGGTGGCGGAGTTGATGGTGCCATTCACCGTGCAGGAGGCTCACAGATCCTTGAGCAGTGTAAAGAGATCAGAGCTACAACTTACAAAGACGGTCTGCCTACTGGTGAAGCTGTTGTGACAAGTGCAGGAGACATGAAAGCCAAGTATGTGATCCACACGGTAGGTCCCGTCTATCCCTCTTGCGCTGATCGTTGTGAAGAGCTGCTGACTAACTGCTACGTAAACTCTCTAAAAGTAGCTCGTAAGTTAGGATGTACATCCGTCTCTTTTCCTGCGATCTCTACAGGTATCTATGGCTATCCTAAAGATAAAGCGGCAAAAGTAGCCTACAAGGCAGTCCAGTCCTTTTTAGAAACAGACGACACTATGGAAGTGAACTTCGTATTTTCATCGCAAGCTAGTTACGAGATTTTTAAAAACTCTATATATAAATAA
- a CDS encoding A24 family peptidase has translation MIELILIFIFGIVFGSFLNVVILRVPNNESVIFNASHCYSCDNKLKPWHNIPLFSWIFLGGKCAYCQSKISKQYPIIELVSGLLFVALAQKLTISIPTIFIYLSFTMLLALSMIDFKYKMVPDSLNLLAILFAIIGVWSISSLIENFTNALLVAGGFTLLRFALSYILTSLARIEADKTLTPWTKYYQRYPYIEAMGEGDIMVAATMGALLGVELALVAIFLSAILTLPIMVMVHNKSAEEQRVPFVPFLALATFIVYIYDSPIMRYIEANY, from the coding sequence ATGATTGAGCTTATTTTAATATTTATATTTGGAATTGTTTTTGGTTCTTTTTTGAATGTAGTAATACTTAGAGTACCAAATAACGAAAGTGTTATATTCAATGCCTCACACTGCTACTCTTGCGACAATAAATTAAAACCTTGGCACAATATTCCTTTATTTTCATGGATTTTCTTAGGTGGGAAGTGTGCATATTGCCAGAGTAAAATATCAAAACAATATCCAATAATAGAACTTGTTTCAGGTCTATTATTTGTAGCATTAGCGCAAAAACTAACTATCTCTATTCCAACAATATTTATATACCTTAGTTTTACAATGCTATTAGCACTATCTATGATAGATTTTAAATACAAGATGGTACCAGATTCATTAAACCTTTTAGCTATACTTTTTGCGATTATAGGTGTGTGGAGTATTAGCAGTCTTATTGAGAACTTTACAAATGCTCTGCTAGTTGCAGGAGGATTTACACTTCTTAGATTTGCACTCTCTTATATATTAACCTCATTAGCCAGAATAGAAGCAGATAAAACACTAACACCTTGGACAAAATACTATCAAAGATATCCGTACATTGAAGCTATGGGTGAAGGCGACATAATGGTAGCCGCAACAATGGGTGCACTACTAGGTGTTGAATTAGCTCTTGTAGCTATCTTTTTATCTGCTATATTAACACTGCCTATAATGGTAATGGTTCATAATAAAAGTGCAGAAGAACAACGTGTACCTTTTGTACCATTTTTAGCACTTGCAACATTTATAGTTTATATTTATGATTCACCTATTATGAGATATATAGAGGCAAATTACTAA
- the truA gene encoding tRNA pseudouridine(38-40) synthase TruA, producing the protein MRALLTCSYNGTHFLGSQTQSETKNTVFGQIEHVLNEINITSKPQPSGRTDKGVHASGQTFHIDLPEFWTDLKKLKRILNEMLPNSIKILTIKEVDEEFHARYSAKSRVYRYLIKTTYSNPFEDDFISFYKDVNFEEIQKKMPVFVGEYDFKQFMKTGSDTGSTVREIYRSFAYKHKGLIVLNFEANGFLRSQIRLMVGALLKLSESEIKEQLECTKQHKIKPALANGLYLAKIKY; encoded by the coding sequence ATGCGCGCCCTTTTAACATGTTCATACAACGGTACTCATTTTTTAGGTTCACAAACCCAGAGTGAAACTAAAAATACTGTATTTGGTCAAATTGAGCACGTTTTAAACGAGATCAACATCACTTCAAAACCGCAACCAAGCGGACGCACAGACAAAGGCGTACATGCAAGCGGACAAACTTTTCATATAGATCTGCCTGAGTTTTGGACTGATCTTAAAAAGCTCAAACGCATTCTAAATGAGATGCTTCCAAACTCAATAAAAATACTAACCATAAAAGAAGTAGATGAAGAGTTTCATGCAAGATATTCAGCTAAAAGCAGAGTCTACCGTTACCTTATAAAAACTACTTATTCAAACCCTTTTGAAGATGACTTTATAAGCTTTTACAAAGATGTTAACTTTGAAGAGATTCAAAAGAAGATGCCAGTTTTTGTAGGTGAATATGATTTTAAGCAGTTTATGAAAACAGGTAGTGATACAGGCTCGACTGTTAGAGAGATTTATAGGTCTTTTGCATATAAACACAAAGGTCTAATAGTTTTAAACTTTGAAGCCAACGGCTTTTTAAGAAGCCAAATCCGTCTTATGGTCGGAGCGCTTTTAAAACTCAGCGAGTCTGAAATAAAAGAGCAGCTAGAATGTACAAAGCAGCATAAGATCAAACCCGCACTTGCAAACGGACTATACCTAGCCAAGATAAAGTATTAA